Proteins encoded by one window of Chondromyces crocatus:
- a CDS encoding serine/threonine-protein kinase PknK has protein sequence MSSYSEPFGRYRLLERLGEGGMAEVFKAKSFGVEGFEKVLVIKRILPKLAAQTRFVDMFVHEAKLAVRLSHANIVQVFDLGRLDPPTGEATTYFIAMEYVPGMDLASLLSRCRRMRRQLPVGMAVFIAAEVAKALDHAHRRRDEQSRPLGIVHRDISPQNILISWEGEVKVTDFGIAKATQSMTDEEVGETRATRVRGKLAYMSPEQARGDAIDGRSDLFSLGTVFYEMLAGSNPFSAPTAFEVSRRLQASEFPPLSLVRADVPQQLLEIVTKVLARSVEARFADVGRLHEALLGYFYATGERYGASDLARFLEPFREPTMSGEFAGGAVLEEEPAVADEHTPVEGLTSTGARSRARGGAAPSGEGTDGARSQSVGERREVTSLVLGLDRGDEAAAAKSIARTEGVLARYGAVVMEREPCQVVALFGLGDADGRDTEAAVLAGLVLLRGGSGVTSAGIHLGRVLVDAAGTPSRDERLGALVASAQALSRVSEGQLAISGLAARVVRSVFVTEDLPSTGLAVPEGSRLVTGTLPPSVAYGRFVGRREELRLLGDILAAATRRRSQIIVIKGERGIGKTRLLAEMDRRLSLGNYNVGFYRAACPGNGVDAPWSGLTAMLQVLCGIQEGDEEERIRALLPRLRALGLRDEEAAAVMGQLGAELGEPVRSSSEVHAALRTAFTRMVQSLCEDRLHCFCWDEAQALDPLTLEAIASTAARSGTRAVFVLATCGEASPLLAGHPCFHRIQLGELSEEDAARLLATRMEASVLPPELLNFCQQRAGGHPLFLEELIRELLDSGAIASAGGVIKSRLEGAFAIPRSLRMLISARMRRMDVEERAVLQASAILGEPVLIEVLAAMLQKRVAAVSRVVSGLVARELLRSTAPAQASFASPIHGEIVLDAMPAEARRAMHAAAAAAYVDVVGELAVEHAERVGEHLYHAGDRDRAATFFARAAFHKVRAHQVEPAVRLLYRALDLAEHERRDVDELTAWLRGLADAVGRVRVSPELSELLARVLRRVDAGGDVEARVVVRLDATRALGAVNLFDAAYLQLEEAFSLVGERHELRRRALLCEINMATRSGDFNRGARAAEQLEAMGPEHDAETLMAISDVRAAFGDAESALAALDRAEALSDPRDVAAACERAKHRVLIYAYSRNIAASMDASARAVELARATGIRYEIAAALHNLGDGARRLGDLQRAYASLTESKEIAEALGNERLLSLNRMHLAYLDGLSGVSGADTLLRELIRYADGRAYWTDALEGRFLLGALLVRRGLGDEGQRELEEAQRMALSYGYRLIAEDAREALLELPG, from the coding sequence GTGAGTTCCTACTCCGAGCCTTTTGGTCGTTACCGTCTGCTCGAGCGGCTGGGCGAGGGCGGGATGGCCGAGGTGTTCAAGGCCAAGAGCTTTGGTGTGGAGGGCTTCGAGAAGGTCCTCGTCATCAAGCGCATCTTGCCCAAGCTCGCGGCGCAGACGCGCTTCGTGGACATGTTCGTCCACGAGGCCAAGCTGGCGGTGCGCCTGTCGCACGCGAACATCGTGCAGGTGTTCGATCTGGGCCGGCTGGATCCGCCGACTGGGGAAGCGACCACGTACTTCATCGCGATGGAATACGTGCCGGGGATGGACCTCGCGTCGCTCCTGTCGCGCTGCCGGAGGATGCGGCGTCAGCTCCCCGTGGGGATGGCAGTGTTCATCGCTGCCGAGGTGGCGAAGGCGCTGGATCACGCGCACCGACGTCGAGACGAGCAGTCTCGCCCGCTCGGGATCGTGCACCGCGACATCTCGCCTCAAAACATCCTCATCTCGTGGGAGGGCGAGGTGAAGGTCACCGACTTCGGGATCGCCAAGGCGACGCAGTCGATGACCGACGAGGAGGTCGGCGAGACGCGCGCGACACGGGTGCGCGGAAAGCTCGCGTACATGAGCCCCGAGCAGGCGCGAGGGGACGCGATCGACGGCCGCAGCGACCTGTTCTCGCTGGGGACGGTGTTCTACGAGATGCTCGCCGGGAGCAACCCGTTCTCGGCGCCGACGGCCTTCGAGGTGTCGCGGCGTCTCCAGGCGAGCGAGTTTCCTCCACTCTCGCTCGTGCGCGCCGATGTCCCGCAGCAGCTCCTGGAGATCGTGACGAAGGTGCTGGCCCGGAGCGTCGAGGCGCGCTTCGCCGACGTCGGTCGGCTGCACGAGGCGCTCCTCGGGTATTTCTACGCGACCGGAGAGCGGTATGGCGCGAGCGATCTGGCGCGTTTCCTGGAACCGTTCCGGGAGCCGACGATGAGCGGCGAGTTCGCGGGCGGCGCGGTGCTCGAAGAGGAGCCGGCGGTCGCGGACGAGCACACGCCGGTCGAAGGGCTCACGTCGACCGGCGCGCGGAGCCGGGCGCGGGGCGGCGCTGCGCCGTCCGGGGAGGGGACCGACGGCGCGAGGAGTCAGTCGGTGGGCGAGCGTCGCGAGGTGACGTCGCTGGTGCTCGGCCTGGACCGCGGTGACGAAGCGGCCGCCGCGAAGTCGATCGCGCGGACCGAAGGGGTGCTCGCGCGCTACGGCGCCGTCGTGATGGAGCGGGAACCTTGCCAGGTGGTCGCGCTGTTCGGGCTGGGCGATGCCGACGGACGGGACACGGAGGCGGCCGTGCTCGCGGGACTGGTTCTCCTGCGCGGTGGGAGCGGGGTGACGTCCGCAGGGATTCACCTGGGGCGCGTGCTCGTCGATGCCGCGGGGACTCCGAGCCGGGACGAGCGCCTTGGCGCGTTGGTCGCTTCGGCGCAGGCGCTATCGCGAGTGAGCGAGGGGCAGCTCGCCATCTCGGGTCTGGCAGCGCGGGTCGTGCGGAGCGTGTTCGTCACGGAGGACCTGCCCAGCACGGGGCTCGCGGTGCCGGAGGGCAGCCGTCTGGTCACGGGTACGCTCCCGCCGTCGGTCGCGTACGGGAGGTTCGTCGGCCGTCGGGAGGAGCTGCGGCTCCTGGGAGACATCCTCGCCGCGGCGACCCGGAGGCGCTCGCAGATCATCGTCATCAAGGGAGAGCGAGGGATCGGCAAGACCCGGCTGCTCGCCGAGATGGATCGACGTCTTTCGCTGGGGAACTACAACGTCGGGTTCTACCGTGCGGCGTGCCCTGGCAACGGCGTCGACGCTCCCTGGAGCGGGTTGACCGCGATGCTGCAGGTTCTCTGTGGCATCCAGGAAGGGGACGAGGAGGAGCGGATCCGGGCGCTGCTGCCAAGGCTGCGCGCGCTGGGGTTGCGTGACGAGGAGGCGGCCGCCGTCATGGGTCAGCTCGGTGCAGAGCTGGGCGAGCCGGTGCGGTCGTCGTCCGAGGTGCACGCGGCGCTGCGGACGGCGTTCACCCGGATGGTGCAGAGCCTGTGCGAGGATCGGCTGCACTGCTTCTGCTGGGACGAAGCCCAGGCGCTGGATCCACTCACCCTCGAGGCGATCGCCTCTACGGCAGCGCGTTCGGGCACGCGCGCCGTGTTCGTCCTGGCGACGTGCGGAGAGGCTTCGCCCCTCCTGGCCGGGCATCCTTGCTTCCATCGCATCCAGCTCGGAGAGCTGTCCGAGGAAGACGCGGCGAGGCTCCTGGCCACGCGGATGGAAGCCTCGGTGCTCCCTCCGGAACTCCTGAACTTCTGCCAGCAGCGGGCTGGTGGTCATCCATTGTTTCTGGAGGAGCTGATCCGCGAGCTTCTGGACTCGGGGGCGATCGCTTCTGCAGGAGGGGTGATCAAGTCGCGCCTGGAAGGGGCGTTCGCGATCCCGCGCTCGCTGCGGATGCTCATCTCGGCGCGCATGCGTCGGATGGATGTGGAAGAGCGAGCGGTGCTCCAGGCGTCGGCCATTCTCGGTGAGCCCGTGCTGATCGAGGTGCTGGCGGCGATGCTCCAGAAGCGGGTGGCGGCGGTGAGCCGGGTGGTGTCGGGGCTGGTGGCGCGGGAGCTGCTCCGGAGCACGGCGCCAGCGCAGGCGAGCTTCGCGTCTCCGATCCATGGAGAGATCGTCCTCGATGCGATGCCGGCCGAAGCGCGGCGAGCGATGCACGCGGCGGCGGCGGCGGCCTACGTGGACGTCGTGGGCGAGCTGGCAGTGGAGCACGCGGAGCGCGTCGGTGAGCACCTCTACCACGCAGGGGATCGGGATCGGGCGGCCACGTTCTTCGCGCGTGCGGCGTTCCACAAGGTCCGCGCGCATCAGGTGGAGCCAGCGGTGCGGCTACTCTACCGGGCGCTCGATCTCGCCGAGCACGAGCGACGCGACGTCGACGAGCTGACCGCATGGCTTCGCGGCCTCGCCGACGCGGTCGGGCGTGTCCGCGTCTCCCCCGAGCTGTCGGAGCTTCTCGCCAGGGTCCTCCGCCGCGTCGATGCGGGAGGGGACGTCGAGGCGCGGGTCGTCGTCAGGCTGGATGCGACGCGGGCGCTGGGCGCGGTCAACCTGTTCGATGCGGCCTACCTCCAGCTCGAAGAGGCGTTCTCTCTGGTGGGAGAGCGACACGAGCTTCGCCGGCGCGCGCTCCTCTGCGAGATCAACATGGCGACCCGGAGCGGTGACTTCAACCGGGGAGCCCGGGCGGCGGAGCAGCTGGAGGCGATGGGGCCAGAGCACGACGCCGAGACGCTCATGGCGATCAGTGACGTGCGCGCCGCGTTCGGTGACGCCGAGTCGGCCCTCGCCGCGCTGGATCGCGCGGAGGCGTTGAGCGATCCGCGTGACGTCGCTGCGGCCTGCGAGCGCGCCAAGCACCGGGTGTTGATCTATGCGTACTCGCGGAACATCGCCGCTTCGATGGACGCATCGGCGCGGGCGGTCGAACTCGCCCGCGCGACCGGCATCCGCTACGAGATCGCGGCCGCCCTCCACAACCTGGGCGATGGCGCGCGGCGCCTCGGTGATCTCCAGCGTGCCTACGCTTCGCTGACGGAGTCGAAGGAGATCGCCGAGGCGCTCGGCAACGAGCGGCTCCTGTCCTTGAACCGCATGCACCTCGCGTATCTGGACGGCCTGAGCGGTGTCTCGGGCGCCGACACGCTCCTCCGTGAGCTGATCCGGTACGCCGATGGCCGCGCGTACTGGACCGATGCTCTCGAAGGTCGTTTCTTGCTCGGCGCCTTGCTCGTGCGGCGTGGCCTGGGCGACGAGGGACAGCGAGAGCTGGAAGAAGCCCAGCGGATGGCGCTCTCTTACGGTTACCGGCTCATCGCGGAGGACGCACGCGAGGCGCTGCTCGAGCTGCCGGGGTGA
- a CDS encoding nucleotide exchange factor GrpE encodes MSEAERDGQDGDAMLQGTEATGEAAEVVSTPPAASTVTPETKLAEVQAEAARTRDQLLRTAADFENFRKRTRREVDDAQRRGRETVVKDLLPVFDNLERAAMHADTASDVKSLGEGIRMVTRQFTDTLDRMGIKRVPSVGHPFDPTVHEAIQQIESTEHAAGVVMAEILPGYVLGDYLVRAAQVVVSKGPPAAAGGDVAN; translated from the coding sequence ATGAGCGAAGCGGAACGTGACGGGCAGGACGGGGACGCCATGCTGCAAGGGACGGAGGCTACGGGGGAGGCCGCAGAGGTCGTGTCGACCCCACCGGCCGCGTCCACGGTGACCCCGGAGACCAAGCTGGCCGAGGTACAGGCGGAGGCGGCGCGCACGCGGGACCAGCTCCTGCGCACGGCCGCTGACTTCGAGAACTTCCGCAAGCGCACCCGGCGCGAGGTGGATGACGCCCAGCGGCGTGGCCGGGAGACGGTGGTGAAGGATCTCCTGCCGGTCTTCGACAACCTGGAGCGCGCTGCCATGCACGCGGACACGGCCAGCGATGTGAAGTCCCTCGGTGAGGGCATCCGGATGGTGACCCGCCAGTTCACCGACACCCTGGATCGGATGGGCATCAAGCGGGTCCCGTCGGTGGGACACCCCTTCGATCCGACCGTCCACGAGGCGATTCAGCAGATCGAGTCGACCGAGCACGCGGCGGGTGTGGTCATGGCAGAGATCCTGCCTGGCTATGTGCTCGGCGACTACCTCGTCCGGGCAGCTCAGGTGGTGGTCTCGAAAGGGCCTCCCGCCGCTGCTGGCGGCGACGTCGCCAACTGA
- a CDS encoding aspartate aminotransferase family protein, producing MTIATPDLLALGETRLLGNYRQAPFVLERGAGCELFDTEGRRYLDLCAGVAVSALGHAHPRLVAALAAQAARLIHTSNYFYNRENLLLAEELCQKTGFDRAFFCNSGAEANEALLKLARRYHFSRGEPHRYRVIAFHNAFHGRTLGAVALTGTPKYREGFGPPLQGVTHVSYGDVEAVKAAMGPDVAGILVEPVQGEGGVLPPPEGFLKALRDIADEHGALLLLDEVQTGIGRTGHWLGCQHDGVLGDAAALAKGLGGGFPIGALVLREHLNAALPPGSHGSTYGGGPLASTAARTVLAVIEEEGLCEAARRNGERLARGLAGIAARHPRIATGERGRGLLRALVLAEGVDPRKALGAVRDRGILLTVAGADALRFTPPLVISEAQIDEALHNVEIALAEAFA from the coding sequence ATGACGATCGCCACCCCGGACTTGCTCGCCCTCGGTGAAACCCGGCTCCTCGGGAACTACCGGCAGGCGCCGTTCGTGCTCGAGCGCGGCGCCGGGTGCGAGCTGTTCGATACGGAGGGGCGCCGCTACCTCGATCTCTGCGCCGGCGTGGCCGTCAGCGCACTGGGCCATGCCCACCCGCGCCTCGTGGCGGCGCTGGCTGCCCAGGCAGCGCGCCTCATCCATACGTCGAACTACTTCTACAACCGAGAGAACCTCCTCCTCGCCGAGGAGCTCTGCCAGAAGACCGGCTTCGACCGCGCCTTCTTCTGCAACTCGGGCGCCGAGGCCAACGAGGCGCTGCTGAAGCTCGCCCGCCGCTACCACTTCAGCCGTGGCGAGCCCCACCGCTACCGCGTCATCGCCTTCCACAACGCCTTCCATGGCCGCACCCTCGGCGCCGTCGCGCTCACCGGGACGCCCAAGTACCGCGAGGGCTTCGGGCCGCCGCTCCAGGGCGTGACCCACGTCTCCTATGGAGATGTGGAGGCAGTGAAGGCCGCGATGGGTCCGGACGTCGCAGGCATCCTCGTGGAACCCGTACAGGGCGAAGGAGGTGTCCTGCCGCCTCCCGAGGGGTTCTTGAAGGCGCTGCGCGACATCGCGGACGAGCACGGCGCGCTCCTCCTTCTCGACGAGGTCCAGACGGGCATCGGGCGCACCGGCCACTGGCTCGGCTGCCAGCACGACGGTGTGCTTGGCGACGCGGCCGCGCTCGCCAAGGGACTGGGGGGCGGGTTCCCCATCGGAGCCCTGGTGCTGCGCGAGCACCTCAACGCAGCGCTCCCGCCTGGCTCTCACGGCTCGACGTACGGTGGTGGTCCGCTCGCCTCCACCGCAGCGCGCACCGTGCTCGCCGTCATCGAGGAAGAAGGACTCTGCGAGGCCGCCCGACGCAACGGCGAGCGGCTCGCCCGCGGCCTTGCTGGCATCGCGGCACGCCACCCCCGCATCGCCACCGGCGAGCGCGGCCGCGGCCTCTTGCGAGCGCTCGTCCTCGCCGAAGGCGTCGACCCGCGCAAAGCGCTCGGTGCCGTCCGCGACCGAGGCATCCTGCTCACCGTCGCCGGTGCCGACGCCTTGCGGTTCACCCCACCCCTCGTCATCAGCGAGGCGCAGATCGACGAGGCACTCCACAACGTAGAGATCGCACTCGCCGAAGCATTCGCGTAA
- the dnaA gene encoding chromosomal replication initiator protein DnaA, with amino-acid sequence MTIPKHDVREVFDRAIEHTRRLSPATFDQWFGGVQFDDLTDGVLSLRVQNEFVLEWVRDNFLPTLTEKIRELTGWSVQVAWTLDPALVTPIAQRSEVAPVRPRPIALRPVPTPVPASGPPSPRLEVVRRPPPPDEMNPKHTFANFVVGPSNQLAHAAAIAAAGGGGRRYNPLFICGGTGLGKTHLVHAIAHRVYEERPEARIIYVSAERFTNDFITAIQHHRMDDFRTKYRQSCDLLLVDDIQFLAGREQTQEEFFHTFNALHALDRQIVVTSDKYPQNLERMEERLVSRFSWGLVADIQVPELETRVAIVRNKAAQEGIVLSDDVALYLGQMIRSNVRELEGTLIRLAAKSSLTGRPVDLAFARAEITATSPPRAQTISVEDIQRAVCHHFHLRSTDLTSKDRHKSVAFARHVAMYLCKQRLKCSFPEIGRAFGNRDHTTVMSAVRKIEAQRDSDPQVRAHLEALEKKLAADE; translated from the coding sequence ATGACGATTCCGAAGCACGACGTACGCGAGGTCTTCGACCGGGCGATAGAGCATACGCGCAGGCTATCGCCGGCCACCTTCGACCAATGGTTTGGCGGGGTGCAGTTTGACGACTTGACCGACGGCGTTCTCAGTCTGCGCGTCCAGAACGAGTTCGTTCTGGAGTGGGTCAGGGACAATTTCCTGCCCACCCTCACCGAGAAGATCCGGGAGCTCACCGGCTGGTCCGTTCAGGTGGCGTGGACCTTGGATCCAGCGCTGGTGACCCCGATCGCGCAGCGCAGCGAGGTTGCCCCCGTGCGTCCGCGTCCCATTGCGCTTCGTCCCGTTCCGACGCCAGTCCCGGCGTCGGGCCCGCCCTCGCCCCGCCTCGAAGTCGTCCGTCGTCCCCCCCCTCCGGACGAGATGAACCCGAAGCACACCTTCGCCAATTTCGTGGTCGGTCCGTCCAACCAGCTCGCCCACGCGGCGGCCATCGCGGCGGCAGGCGGCGGAGGACGACGCTACAACCCGCTCTTCATCTGCGGTGGCACCGGCCTCGGCAAGACCCACCTCGTCCACGCGATCGCCCATCGCGTCTACGAAGAGCGCCCCGAGGCGCGGATCATCTACGTGTCCGCCGAACGCTTCACCAACGACTTCATCACGGCCATCCAGCACCACCGGATGGACGACTTCCGGACCAAGTACCGGCAGAGCTGTGATCTCTTGCTCGTCGACGACATCCAGTTCCTGGCTGGCCGAGAGCAGACGCAGGAAGAGTTCTTCCACACCTTCAACGCCCTCCACGCGCTCGACCGCCAGATCGTGGTCACCAGCGACAAGTACCCGCAAAACCTCGAACGGATGGAAGAGCGGCTCGTCTCGCGCTTCTCCTGGGGGCTCGTCGCGGACATCCAGGTCCCGGAGCTGGAGACCCGGGTCGCCATCGTCCGCAACAAGGCGGCGCAAGAAGGCATCGTCCTCAGCGACGACGTGGCGCTCTACCTGGGTCAGATGATCCGCTCGAACGTGCGCGAGCTCGAGGGCACGCTGATCCGCCTCGCCGCCAAGAGCTCCCTCACGGGCCGCCCGGTCGACCTCGCCTTCGCCCGTGCGGAGATCACGGCAACCTCTCCGCCCCGCGCGCAGACGATCAGCGTGGAGGACATCCAGCGCGCGGTCTGCCATCACTTCCACCTGCGTTCGACGGATCTCACCTCCAAGGATCGCCACAAGAGCGTCGCCTTCGCGCGCCACGTGGCGATGTACCTGTGCAAGCAGCGCCTGAAGTGCAGCTTCCCCGAGATCGGTCGCGCGTTCGGGAACCGTGACCACACCACGGTGATGAGCGCCGTCCGCAAGATCGAGGCACAGCGGGACTCCGATCCGCAGGTCCGCGCACACCTGGAAGCGCTCGAAAAGAAGCTCGCCGCTGACGAGTGA
- the dnaK gene encoding molecular chaperone DnaK → MAKVIGIDLGTTNSCVAVVEVTGVASASQVRVIPNAEGARTTPSVVGFPASGERLVGQIARRQAVTNAQNTVYAIKRLMGRKFQAPEVSKQILLAPYKIIEAPNGDAWIEVKGRSSSPPEISAMVLTEMKAIAERHLGEPVTEAVITVPAYFDDAQRQATKDAGRIAGLDVRRIINEPTAAALAYGLDRAEAEIIAVYDLGGGTFDISVLEIAGGVFSVKATGGDTHLGGEDFDQRIIDMLADDFERENRIDLRRDRMALQRLKEAAEKAKHELSSSLETEINIPFIAVGPGGGPLHLERTFKRNELELLCADLVERTIAACKSTLADAKLPVTAIKNVVLVGGMTRMPAVQAAVREFFGREPHKGVNPDEVVAVGAALQGAALSGQVDEVLLLDVTPLSLGVETGGGVMFKLIPRNTTIPTEKSEIFTTSVDGQNFVPVHVLQGEREMAADCRSLARFELTGIPPAPRGVPKIQVTFRIDENGIVRVEAKDLGTGRKQEVKVTPTSGLSSDEVDRLVDEGDRFKETDRLRRELVELRNQAETLVYTTEQAMEGYADLLEPALFEEVSGTCAALRKLLEGGGDLDAMRTAYARLESAAFRIAESIYGGDDEGGASEAIET, encoded by the coding sequence ATGGCGAAGGTGATCGGTATCGACCTCGGGACGACGAACTCGTGCGTTGCCGTCGTCGAAGTGACGGGGGTGGCGTCTGCGTCTCAGGTCCGCGTGATTCCCAATGCCGAGGGCGCGCGTACGACGCCTTCCGTCGTCGGTTTCCCGGCGAGCGGTGAGCGCCTCGTCGGTCAGATCGCGCGCAGGCAGGCGGTCACCAACGCGCAGAACACGGTGTACGCCATCAAGCGCTTGATGGGGCGCAAGTTCCAGGCGCCAGAGGTCTCGAAGCAGATCCTTCTCGCCCCCTACAAGATCATCGAGGCGCCGAACGGTGATGCCTGGATCGAGGTGAAGGGGCGCAGCTCGTCCCCTCCCGAGATCTCGGCGATGGTGCTGACGGAGATGAAGGCCATCGCCGAGCGTCATCTCGGCGAGCCGGTCACCGAGGCGGTGATCACGGTGCCCGCGTACTTCGACGACGCGCAGCGGCAGGCGACGAAGGACGCTGGCCGCATCGCCGGGCTCGACGTGCGGCGCATCATCAACGAGCCGACCGCGGCGGCGCTCGCTTACGGCCTCGACCGGGCGGAGGCCGAGATCATCGCGGTGTACGATCTCGGCGGTGGCACGTTCGACATCTCCGTCCTGGAGATCGCGGGCGGTGTCTTCAGCGTGAAGGCGACCGGTGGCGACACCCACCTGGGCGGCGAGGACTTCGACCAGCGCATCATCGACATGCTCGCCGACGACTTCGAGCGAGAGAACCGGATCGACCTGCGCCGTGACCGGATGGCGCTGCAGCGGCTCAAGGAGGCGGCCGAGAAGGCGAAGCACGAGCTGAGCTCGTCGCTGGAGACCGAGATCAACATCCCCTTCATCGCGGTCGGCCCTGGAGGCGGTCCGCTGCATCTCGAGCGCACCTTCAAGCGCAACGAGCTGGAGCTGCTCTGCGCCGACCTCGTCGAGCGGACCATCGCCGCCTGCAAGAGCACCCTCGCGGACGCGAAGCTGCCCGTGACGGCGATCAAGAACGTGGTGCTCGTCGGCGGGATGACCCGCATGCCCGCCGTGCAGGCGGCCGTGCGTGAGTTCTTCGGGCGAGAGCCGCACAAGGGGGTGAACCCGGACGAGGTGGTGGCCGTGGGCGCGGCCCTCCAGGGCGCTGCGCTGTCGGGTCAGGTCGACGAGGTGCTGCTGCTCGACGTGACGCCGCTGTCGCTGGGCGTGGAGACGGGCGGGGGCGTGATGTTCAAGCTCATCCCGCGCAACACGACGATCCCCACCGAGAAGTCCGAGATCTTCACGACGAGCGTGGACGGGCAGAACTTCGTGCCGGTCCACGTGCTGCAAGGCGAGCGCGAGATGGCCGCCGACTGCAGGAGCCTGGCGCGCTTCGAGCTGACGGGTATCCCGCCGGCGCCCCGTGGCGTGCCGAAGATCCAGGTCACGTTCCGCATCGACGAGAACGGCATCGTCCGTGTCGAGGCGAAGGATCTCGGGACGGGCCGCAAGCAGGAGGTGAAGGTCACGCCGACGAGCGGTCTGTCTTCGGACGAGGTGGATCGGCTCGTGGACGAGGGGGATCGGTTCAAGGAGACCGATCGTCTGCGGCGCGAGCTGGTCGAGCTGCGCAACCAGGCAGAGACCCTGGTGTACACCACCGAGCAGGCGATGGAGGGCTATGCCGATCTGCTCGAGCCGGCGTTGTTCGAGGAAGTCTCCGGAACCTGCGCCGCGCTGCGCAAGCTTCTCGAGGGTGGGGGAGATCTGGATGCGATGCGGACGGCGTATGCGCGTCTGGAGTCCGCAGCGTTCCGGATCGCGGAGTCGATCTACGGAGGCGATGATGAGGGTGGGGCGAGCGAGGCCATCGAGACCTGA